The window GGTCGATCAACAGCTGGCCGTGCATCACGGCGGCGCAACGCGATTCCCGTCGCTCGTGCTCGGCACGGCGCGCGAGACCGGCTTCGGCGGGCCGTTCCCGTCGACCCTCTCGTGGAGTAAGAACCACACGCCGATCACGCCGGAGAATCGGCCCGAGGTGCTCTTCGAAAAGCTCTTCGGCAGCGAAGACCACAAGACCCTCGCGGCGGCCAAGCAAGCGATGGCGCAGCGCTCGAGCCTGCTCGACTCGATCAAGGATCAAGCCAAGGCGCTCCAGCGACAAGTCGGGACGGCCGACCGCGAACGGCTCGATCAATACTTCACGTCGATTCGCGACCTCGAAGATCGGATCAAGGTCGAGGGAGATTGGATCGACCGCCCGAAGCCGAAGGTCGCTCGTCCCGACTTCGGTGCCGGCTCGCCGCGCGACCGAATCGCGAGCGACGGCCGTGGCTACTCGGAATACACGCGGCTCATGTTCGACATGATCGCGCTCGCCTTCCAGACCGACAGCACGCGCGCCGTGAGTCATATTCCTCGCTCCGAAGGAGACGAAGCCCGCTGCTACGGCTATCTCACGAAGAGCAAGTGGGACCTGCACACTATCACGCACAACGCGCAGGAAGACGACAAGATCGAACAGTGGCGCACTCTCGACGCGCTCTACTTCGCCGAATGGGCCCACTTCCTCGGCAAGCTCAAGAGCGTGAAGGAAGGGGCCGGCACGCTCCTCGACAACACGATGGCCGCTTGGGCGACGACCAACGGCGGCCCGAACGCGCATGATTCGAAGATGCTACCACTCGTGCTCTGCGGCGGCAGCGCTCTCGGAGTCAAGCACCAAGGGCATCTGGTGCAGAAGGACGTGCCGGTGGCGAATGTTTGGCAAACGGTCGTCGAACGAGTGGGCATGCCCGTGCCCGAGGACTTCCAAGGAGGCCTCGCGACCGGCGTGGTGAAAGAGCTCGTCTAAGCCGTGATCGATTGCGAACGGACGCGCTGCCGACGTGATGTCTTATTTGAGCGGCAGAACGAAGTCGTCGATCACGCGCACCAGCGGTTGGCCGCCGTTTTCTCGTTCGCTGCCGAGGACGAAGTCGTAGGAGCCGTCTTGTTTCTTCAGGTCGGGTAGGAAGCAGCGGACGATATGGTCGAAGTCGCGCGCGCCGCGGCCTCCCGTTTCCAAGGCCACGGCCAAGTGCGGCACGACCGCGATGCGGCCGTCGCGCGCGATCCGCACCTCGTAGAAGTTCACGCTCTTCGATAGTTCGCCGTCGAGCGCCGTCTGGAAAAAGATCCGGCCGTTCGGCGCGCTCCAGATCCACGCGCTGGGGAGTCCGTAGCTGAGCGGCACGATCGGTTGATCCGCGGAATTGCGAAGCCGGATGCCGTCGACGAAACGTCGCTGGGCAACGCTATAGGTCAACACGGTCCCGCCCCCTTGCATCGCCACGAGGAATTGCCGACAGGGAGAAAACACGATGTTGCTCGATGCATCCTGACCTTCGGGAAGCGCAGGCAGCGAGAAGCCGTAAAGGTCGCGAAGATCCCCGCCCGACGCGCAATCGTAGACGAAGATCTTAGGGTCTTGGTTTTTGGGACGCTGTGTCGGATCTTCGATGTCTGCGACGTACTCGGGCCGAATATTGCCGCCGGCGACGAAAATTTCTTGTCGCGGCGCCGCTCCCGAAGTCGAGAACATTACGCGGCTCACGGGCGTGTAGAGACCGAAGCAGCGGTTCATCTCCACCGCCGTGCGACTCGTGCCCAAAGTGCGCGGGTCGAACAGTTCTAAGCCGGCCGAACGAGCGCCGCCGCCGCGAGCGGGTCGTCCGCGGCCGATGTCGATGAGGCGTCCATCGGTCGTCGGGAAAATGTGCAAGAAGTCCTTGACGTTGTCTCGTGCGACGCCGTCGATCGGCTTGGGGGAAAGCTTGGCGTGAAAACTTTCGACCGCGTACGCGTCGACCGGCCGGCCGGCCTCGGCATACTTGAGCCGCGCCATGCCGGTGTAGCCCATCATATAGAGCCACGACGCGTCGTCGTGCTCGACCCAGGTCGCGTTGTACGGCCCCAGGCCGACTCCCACGGGAAAGCCGGTCTTCCGACCGTCGACCGTTTGCGTGAGATAAGATTTGTAGACCTTTCGATCGGCGGCGCGGCGCGAGAAGTCGAGCTTCGAGAAGAAGTAGTTGTACTCGCAGACGCCGATCGCTTGATCGGCTTCGCCCGGTATGGGAATCACCGCATAGGCCGGCCCTTGCGAGACGCCCGACATCGAGGCCGCGACCGTGCCGTAGCGTTGCGGATCGCTCTTGAGCTTCGTCGTGATATCGAAGCGAATCGTCAGCTCTCCGGTCGGCGCACCGGCGAAGGTCGAGAGA is drawn from Planctomycetia bacterium and contains these coding sequences:
- a CDS encoding DUF1552 domain-containing protein — encoded protein: MNIQRHRWLMSRRTVLKGLGASIALPWLEAMSLNAKTLANAGSMAESEIPRRAMFTYWGLGVEITGFTPADTGKNYTLTPSLAPLAPFKNDLTVLTGLTSYTGGHGSCSCLLTGLNTTRNAKTLMSVDQQLAVHHGGATRFPSLVLGTARETGFGGPFPSTLSWSKNHTPITPENRPEVLFEKLFGSEDHKTLAAAKQAMAQRSSLLDSIKDQAKALQRQVGTADRERLDQYFTSIRDLEDRIKVEGDWIDRPKPKVARPDFGAGSPRDRIASDGRGYSEYTRLMFDMIALAFQTDSTRAVSHIPRSEGDEARCYGYLTKSKWDLHTITHNAQEDDKIEQWRTLDALYFAEWAHFLGKLKSVKEGAGTLLDNTMAAWATTNGGPNAHDSKMLPLVLCGGSALGVKHQGHLVQKDVPVANVWQTVVERVGMPVPEDFQGGLATGVVKELV